A window of the Cuculus canorus isolate bCucCan1 chromosome 3, bCucCan1.pri, whole genome shotgun sequence genome harbors these coding sequences:
- the LRRC73 gene encoding leucine-rich repeat-containing protein 73, whose protein sequence is MLPGSIQISGETLSGAEIRDICQSLRENSVRLLSLRGCQLSERDFGQVCRGVAESRSLAQLNLNLGIVSNINRVKQLAEALKANRSVQSLFLHGSPLTDAGLALLNPALSIHPSLVALDLGDCMLGDEGINLICGLLPPDGAKSGLKELTLSANPGVTSKGWGRLAIAVAHSSQLRVLNLDYNPLGDQVAGMLAVAVASSRTLEVLDLEGTGLTNQSALTLLDMVENYPTALRTLILAENNISPELQQQISDLLSEGEEEEETEAREVTAREKNPWICQNNSSSQMVLMTSGLGDNLLAETEM, encoded by the exons ATGCTGCCGGGATCCATCCAGATCTCCGGGGAGACGCTGTCCGGGGCGGAGATCCGCGACATCTGCCAGAGCCTGCGGGAGAACTCGGTGCGGCTGCTGTCGCTGCGGGGCTGTCAGCTCTCCGAGCGCGACTTCGGGCAGGTGTGCCGCGGCGTGGCCGAGTCCCGCTCCCTCGCCCAGCTCAACCTCAACCTGGGCATCGTCTCCAACATCAACCGCGTCAAGCAGCTGGCCGAGGCCCTCAAGGCAAACCGCTCCGTCCAGTCCCTCTT CCTCCATGGGAGTCCCCTGACAGATGCAGGCTTGGCCCTCCTTAACCCTGCTCTCTCCATCCACCCTTCGCTGGTGGCTCTGGATCTAGGAGACTGCATGCTGGGTGATGAAGGCATCAACCTTATTTGTGGACTCCTGCCACCTGATGGGGCCAAGTCCG GTCTCAAAGAGCTAACGTTGAGCGCCAACCCAGGTGTCACAAGCAAAGGCTGGGGGCGCTTGGCTATTGCAGTGGCTCACAGCTCACAGCTCCGCGTGCTGAACCTGGACTACAATCCCCTAG GTGACCAGGTAGCAGGGATGCTCGCCGTTGCTGTGGCCTCCAGTAGAACCCTTGAAGTTCTGGACTTGGAGGGGACAGGACTTACCAACCAGTCAGCCCTG ACCCTGCTGGACATGGTAGAGAATTACCCCACAGCCCTACGGACACTCATCCTGGCAGAGAACAACATTagtcctgagctgcagcagcagatctCTGACCTGCTCTCAGaaggtgaggaagaagaggagacagaggcTCGTGAAGTCACAGCCAGGGAGAAGAACCCTTGGATCTGCCAGAACA ATTCCAGCTCCCAGATGGTCCTGATGACGTCAGGTCTCGGTGACAACCTCttagcagaaacagaaatgtag